In the genome of Ziziphus jujuba cultivar Dongzao chromosome 10, ASM3175591v1, the window GAGGATCATCTTCTCTTGCCTCAATCGACTTCGTAGTCGATCTGCTCTCTCAGATAAGCTTGTCTGATCATCAAACTTAAGACCTAGCTTGCCTGCAAGTTCTTGTTGAATAGTTTTACAATCTGGTTACTGGGATACAGTAACCAGAATAGCCTGAATGAAAAGCTTTTCTTCCATTGCTTTTCTAGCAACTTCTTTAGCCAGCATGGTTTTACCAACGCCTGCCATCCCATACAATCCAATCATATTAACATTAAGATCTCTCAGTGCCTCCATCATCATCCTCAATGTTGGTATTCTCGAACCAAATTCCTCGTAACCTTTGTTTCTGAGCGAACTTTGTGGTTTGGGACGGCAAGAAACCTTCTGACCAAACCCGTCTGCAACTTGAATTTCACTGGTAATGCGCTGTACCATCTTCTTTGCTTTTCTGCTCAGCCGATGTCGCCACATCAGGTTTGGAAATGAAACATTTAAACACCTCGTATTTGCTCGGCATTCGTCTCTTCGAAAATTTTTAGCCTTCTCAGTGACCCCATTTGCTCTGCTAAGCCACTGTTGAACAGCAGTAAAGATTTCTTCATCGTTTCTCATGGCCTCGTCCACAGAACGTTGAAGCTGGTCTTTCGTATTCCCCAACTGTTCAATTTTGGACTTGAGCTTGTCTATCCTGCGTTTATAGGAAAAAACATAGCCAATTTCTCGACCAACTGGTGCCACTGTGTATTCACCAATTGTTGCAAAAATTGCAATCACAACCTCCATTTATAATTCCAAACCTtacttttcttatcttttttcaCCTCCCTGACCCTGTCACGTACTGTAGCTCTCTATGTCTCTCTCTATtcgcttcttttttcttttttcttttttcttttttctttttttcaattccaCACAAACAACTAAAAAGATCCAGCATAAGAAATGAAATGACGCTGATCAATACACAgcgttaataaaaatatggaaaaataaatgagaataaataATACCAACAGAGAAAGAGACTGTTATGGATATTGATGAATTTAGAAAGttgaaaaaacaaacataaactATGCATTATCgacaactatttttttttttttttacttttttttttaaaactttttcaggTAGTCTTTAGCAAAACAAAACAGATCTAAGTGCACAAGtgttaccttctttttttctctttttttctttttttgggtttttcataCAAGCAGCAACAAAACCAGGAGATTGGAAATCAAGAAATGAAATGATGCTGATCAACACACAGCGTAGatgaaaatatggaaaaataaacagAGGAAGCTGAAATTACAGGTATGAACCATGGATTACACAACAAATCCACGGccgccccttttttttttttttttttgtaaaaaacttTTTCAAGTAGTCTTTAGCAAAACAAAACAGATTTAAGTGCACAAGTGCTATCttccttgttttttctttttttttcttttttttttttcctttttttggggtttttcaaacaaacaacaaatcaaCAGCAAGGAGActgaaaatcaaaaaaaaaaaagaaaaataaaaaagggaaaagtgCATACGCTATTTTATAAAATGGGAGAGCCGCTGCTTGCCTGCAAATTAATTCACTCAATTGAATCACAGAGCAACCAAAGATAGTCCACGCAACAATTTGAGATCAATAAAATAATGCTGAGAGTGTGTGGGGACAGCTGACCCCAcgctgacttttttttttttttttgaaaaaggggTAAAATATCATATATCACATTAAATCATTATACACATCAGCACAAAGCAAATTGAGAAGCCACTGTAGGCCCTCCTCAAGCCATGTTTCTAAATTAGAGATCCCCGTAGCATATTTTCCAATACAGTGGGctacattatttttttccctggaCTCAAAAGAAAGTGTAAGAGTTGGCCATAATGTTAATAACTTGTGTAGTCTTTCAACCAAAAAACAGTTCTCATCCAAACTAGCTTCTGGTAAACCCACATTGACCGCACAAACTGCCCCCGACAATCACTTATAATTTCACCATGGACGAAACCAGCTTTCATGCAGAAATCTGTTGCCACACGAATAGCTATGAGTTCAGAATACATGACAGACCAGGAAGCTTCAAAAGGTTTTGCCATAGCACCCATCAATTCACCAGAAGAATTCCGCACTACCATGCCAATCCCAACTCTGTTTTGTCTAGCCAGAACAGAGGCATCTACATTTATCTTAAAATTACTTCCATGTGGTGGCTCCCACCGTTGGTGTGCTCAGTTCGGACGTTGGATATTGGTACTCATCATAGCCTCTTTAAACTCCACATGCAATCTCGAAATAGAGTCCAATAATTGAGTATCAGATTTAATACAATTGCCATGTACGAGGTCATTTCGGTTATTCCACAAACACCAACATGCCCATGAAAATTTCTCTAGTTGGAATTCTGGACACTGTGTAAAAACATAGAAACATAAAGCAGTAAAAGAATAATAGACACCATACTTCAGTTCTTTATAGAATTctaaatgcttccaaatatGGGTCACATGCATACAACTCCATAAAGCATGTAATGTAGTTTCCTCAGCTTGGTAACATAATGGACACTCTTTAATATCAGTTATGTGACATGAGGCTAGGGAAGATAGACAAGGAATAGCATCCTGACATGCACGCCATATAAAAACCTTAACCTTGTTTGGAATTGATAATTTCCAGATACCTTTCCACCATATATGAACAGTCGAATCACTGGGGCCACTAATTCGATTTCCAACCCCAAGCTTCCTAGCTTCCCAATAACCAGTTCGAACGGTGTAGACACCCGTACGACTAAATTTCCATGCAAAACGGTCAGCCTTATCAGCACCATCAAATGGGATATTTTTAATGACTTCAACCTCATCAGTAGAGAAAGAAGCTTGTAACAGATTTAAATTCCAAGCTCCAGAATCAGTAAGTAAACATGCCACTATAGCATCCTCTGGTAAGATTCTAGGAGACAATATTCGAGATGGGCCCACCCCTGGCAGCCAAGAATCTTTATATATACGAATGGATTTTCCATCACCAACACGCCATATCCCACCAGTCTCCAGAATTCTTCTCCCCCATACAAGACTACGCCAAGAATGGGATGGTTGGCGACCAATACCTGCTTCCCAAAAGGAGCATCGTGGGAAATACTTTGCCTTCACCACTCTTGCTAGTAAAGAACTGGGATTTCTAACGATTCTCCAACACTGTTTTGCTAGCAAAGCACGGTTGAATTCATCTAGGGATCGGAAGCCTAGTCCACCTTGAGACTTTGGTTGTGTAAGTTGCATCCAATTTTTCCATGGAAGACCTCTCTTTCCAGCATAAGAACCCCACCAGAATCGGGTCATTAGACCAGTTAAATCTTTTATTAACTTCTTTGGAAGTTTGAAACAACTCATTGTATATGTTGGTATAGATTGAATAACAGCCTTAAGATGAATCTCCTTCCCTCCCctagaaaataattttccatTCCAACCCTCCAATTTATGCCACACCTGTTCTTTAATAGACTGAAAAAGCTCAACCTTTCTCCTACCAATAAATGACGGTAAACCAAGATATCTATCATGACCACAATtacgttgaattttgaaactcTTGAAACACAATATTTCGAATCGATTGTGGTGTGTTAGGACTGAAAGTTGCCATCGTCTTCTGCATATTAATCTTCTGGCCTGAAGCTCTTTCATATAAATGGAGAATTGATAATATTTGCTGACAATCACTTGGGGTAGCATGGGTAAACAAAATAGTATCATCAGCAAAAAATAGATAAGAAATTGGTGGAGAAGACGGTGCAATTGATATCCCAGTAAGTAGGTTGGAAAATAAGGACTTCCGAAGTAAGCAAGAGAGTCCTTCAAAGACAAATAGGAAAAGATAGGGTGATAAAGGGTCACCTTGCCGTAAGCCATAAGTAGGTTCAAAGAAACCCTGCTGTCTGCCATTAATCAAAAGTGAATAAGAAACTCCAGTAACACAAGCCATGACTAGGTTTATCCACCTTGCACTAAAACCCATTTCTTGCATTATCTACCGTAAAAAATCCCATTCCACCCTATCATAGGCCTTACTCATATCTAATTTAAGTGCCATAAGACCGGTTTGACACAAATGTTTTTTGCCAATAAAATGCATGTGTTCAAAGGCCACTAAAACAGTATCTGTGATTTGCCTTCCTGGAACGAAAGCACTCTGTTCTTCCGAAATAAGCTTAGGCAGAAAAGCCTTTAGACGATTCACAAGAGTTTTCGAGATCATTTTATAGATAACATCACATGAACTAATTGGCCGGTAATCAGAAACATTAGA includes:
- the LOC132799665 gene encoding uncharacterized protein LOC132799665 produces the protein MEWQVDGFRKVLDYCFLCSIPYIGYKFTWNNKRSGTANVQEYIDRCFANFEGQNLFPCGVVQHFPNSVSDHQALCLLLDGSAQLDLRPGNRFHFESVWLGELECANIVDEEWNFTPSGTVTMHDVIQKVNNCAKKLRRWNKYSFNYINQRLTCCYQTLSDLQYKSPTIDNMRELHQVEDEINCLLDKEESRWKQRSRDLFTTKGSHIESDLSFGVRGRVTDFMNAELCKPFIEDELRTGLFKMNPSKAPGHDGFPAMFYQHYWPSIGATITEACLQILNDGADMGNINHTLIALVPKVNDPSNVSDYRPISSCDVIYKMISKTLVNRLKAFLPKLISEEQSAFVPGRQITDTVLVAFEHMHFIGKKHLCQTGLMALKLDMSKAYDRVEWDFLRQQGFFEPTYGLRQGDPLSPYLFLFVFEGLSCLLRKYLGLPSFIGRRKVELFQSIKEQVWHKLEGWNGKLFSRGGKEIHLKAVIQSIPTYTMSCFKLPKKLIKDLTGLMTRFWWGSYAGKRGLPWKNWMQLTQPKSQGGLGFRSLDEFNRALLAKQCWRIVRNPSSLLARVVKAKYFPRCSFWEAGIGRQPSHSWRSLVWGRRILETGGIWRVGDGKSIRIYKDSWLPGVGPSRILSPRILPEDAIVACLLTDSGAWNLNLLQASFSTDEVEVIKNIPFDGADKADRFAWKFSRTGVYTVRTGYWEARKLGVGNRISGPSDSTVHIWWKGIWKLSIPNKVKCPEFQLEKFSWACWCLWNNRNDLVHGNCIKSDTQLLDSISRLHVEQNRVGIGMVVRNSSGELMGAMAKPFEASWSVMYSELIAIRVATDFCMKAGFVHGEIISDCRGQFVRSMWVYQKLVWMRTVFWLKDYTSY